The Cellulomonas sp. S1-8 genomic sequence TCGGGCTGCTCGCCCTGCACGCTGCGCTCGACGTGCGTCGAGTCGACGTACTCGTCCACGAGCGACGTCGCGGGGCCCGACTGCACGAGGCGGCCGTGGTCGAGCCACGCCGCGTGGTCGCACATCGTGCGCATCGTGCCCATCGCGTGGCTGACGATGACGACCGTCTTGCCGGCGGCGCGGAACTCCGCGAACTTCTCCATGCACTTGGCCTGGAAGTTCGCGTCACCGACGGCGAGGACCTCGTCGACCAGCAGGATGTCCGGGTCCACGTTGATCGCCACGGAGAACCCCAGCCGCACGTACATGCCGGACGAGTAGTTCTTCACGGGCTGGTCGATGAACGTCTCGATGCCGGCGAAGTCGACGATGCCGTCGAACTTGCGGTCGATCTCCCGCTTGCCGAGGCCCAGGATCGAGCCGTTGAGGTACACGTTCTCGCGTCCCGTGAGCTCGGGGTGGAAGCCCGAACCGAGCTCGAGGAGCGCCGCGACGGAGCCGCCGACCGCGATCGTCCCCTCGTCGGGGACGAGGATCCGGGCCAGGCACTTGAGCAGCGTCGACTTGCCCGACCCGTTCTCCCCGATGAGCCCGAAGGTGGAGCCCTGCGGGATCGAGAAGCCCACGTCGCGCAGGGCCCAGAACTCGTCGTACTTGGCCCGGCGGCCGCGCATGAGCGACGCCTTGAGCGACTGGTTGCGCTCCCGGTACATGCGGAAGCGCTTGGAGACGCCGTCGACCTCGATGATCTCGCTCACAGCTCCTCCGCCATCCGCGGCTCGAAGCGGTGGAAGACCCGCCACCCGATGAACAGGACGACGACGGCCGACGCCACGCACCAGATCATGTCCGTCTGGGACGGCCACGTCTCCTCGTACAGCACGGAGCGGAACGCCTGCGTGAAGTGGAGCATGGGGTTGAGCTCCCAGAAGGACACCAGGGGGAAGGAGAGGTCGTACTGCGCGAGCCGGGCGTTGAGGTCCTTCTCGGCCTCCGCCACCAGCCTCAGGGGGTAGATGATCGGCGTGGCGTACAGCCAGATCTGCATCAGGATGGCCACGAAGTGCTCGGTGTCGCGGAAGTAGACGTTCGCGACCGACAGCATCAGCGCGAACCCCAGCGCCATCGCGGTGAGCAGCACCATGAGGACCACGACCATCGGCAGCCAGGGGAACACCATCTGGCCGAACAGGGTCAGGGCGACGACCAGCACCCCCAGCTCGATCGCCGTGGTCACGTTGAGGGCGAACACGCTCGAGGCGACGAGCACCTCCCGCGGGAAGAAGACCTTCTTCACCAGGTTGGCGTTCGCCACGATCGAGTTCAGGCCCGTCATCAGCGCCGAGGAGAAGAACGTCCACGGGATCAGGGCGCACATGAGCCACAGCGCGAAGACGTGCAGGCCCGTGCGGCTCGGTTCGATCGGGACCCGCATGAAGACGCCGAAGACGACCGTGTAGACGGCCATGGTGGCGATGGGGTTGATCAGGGACCACAGGTTGCCGAGGGCGGTGCGCTTGTAGCGCCCTTTGACCTCGCGCATCGTGAGGTTCACCAGGAGCTCGCGCGTGCGGCGCGTACGCGTGGCGTCCCTCACGCCGTGGTCACCTGCGCGCACATGCCGACGGGCCCGGGACGTGGCCCCGGGGTCAGGGGACGATGCATGGGCCCGATCCTAGGCGACGTGGCGACGCCTGACGCTCACCCCGTGCCTCAGGACGGCCGTCGCAGCCGCCCGTACAGGCGGCGCGGAGCGCGCAGCGCCCGCATCGCGCGCGTCGCGTACAGCGCCTCGACCTCGGTCTCGGCGTGCTCGGCGCGCCGCTGCGCCTCCGCGACGGACCGGTGCTCGGCCTTCAGCAGGTCACGGGTCCTGTCCGCCTCGGCGCGGGCGGAGTCCCGCTCGAGCACCAGTGCGTCGACCTGCGACCGGAGCCGGGCGACGGCGCCGTCACGGTCGTCGAGGACGGCCCGCAGGACGAACTGGTAGACGTCCGCGTCCGGCTGGCGGCGCACCCACTCCAGGGCGCCGTCCGGCAGTGCGGTCGTGTCGACGGGGATCTCGGTCGCCAGGGCGTCGGCGTGGGTCGGCCACAGGTCGATGACCGCGAGCCCGGCGTCGCTGAGGAGACGCAGCAGCGTGACGCGTGTGAAGAACGTCACGTGCGTCCGGTCCAGCAGGCCGCGGTCCTGGTACTCCCAGCCGCCCTGGAGCAGGGACAGCCGGATCGACCCGTGCGCGACGTTCGGCACGGAGACGACGACGCTGCCGCCGGGACGCAGCAGGCCGACGCTGCTGCGCAGCAGGCGCAACGGGTCGCGCAGGTGCTCCAGCACGTCGCCGAACACGATCACGTCGAAGCTGGCCGGGCCGAACGTCTCGAGCAGGTCGGCCTGCTCCAGGTCGACGACGTGCACCGCGTCGAGGACGTGCGCCGCCTTCTCGACGGCTGCCTGGTCGATGTCGACGCCGACGACCTCGCAGCCGCGGCGCTTGAGCACCTCCCCCAGGTACCCCGTGGCGCAGCCGACGTCGAGGACGCGCTTGCCGGGACCCACGAGACGGACGAGGTATGCATGGGAGTTGTCCTCGAGTGCCTCGTCGACGACGGTGTCATACGTGGGCATGGTGGCCTTCCTCGGTAGGAGCAGTCGAT encodes the following:
- a CDS encoding ABC transporter ATP-binding protein — protein: MSEIIEVDGVSKRFRMYRERNQSLKASLMRGRRAKYDEFWALRDVGFSIPQGSTFGLIGENGSGKSTLLKCLARILVPDEGTIAVGGSVAALLELGSGFHPELTGRENVYLNGSILGLGKREIDRKFDGIVDFAGIETFIDQPVKNYSSGMYVRLGFSVAINVDPDILLVDEVLAVGDANFQAKCMEKFAEFRAAGKTVVIVSHAMGTMRTMCDHAAWLDHGRLVQSGPATSLVDEYVDSTHVERSVQGEQPEHETGRHGSGEVTVERVELLDGDGQPVTTVRTGDPMRVRLHYDAHERVDKPVFGLAVETLEGVYVWAYHTRDGGLEIDAVSGKGTVDCVVPALPLQPGTFDVIASVVDWTTQHTYDLRRKVVRFDVEAGSPRESGGIVAMGATWTRESA
- a CDS encoding ABC transporter permease, which gives rise to MRDATRTRRTRELLVNLTMREVKGRYKRTALGNLWSLINPIATMAVYTVVFGVFMRVPIEPSRTGLHVFALWLMCALIPWTFFSSALMTGLNSIVANANLVKKVFFPREVLVASSVFALNVTTAIELGVLVVALTLFGQMVFPWLPMVVVLMVLLTAMALGFALMLSVANVYFRDTEHFVAILMQIWLYATPIIYPLRLVAEAEKDLNARLAQYDLSFPLVSFWELNPMLHFTQAFRSVLYEETWPSQTDMIWCVASAVVVLFIGWRVFHRFEPRMAEEL
- a CDS encoding class I SAM-dependent methyltransferase, encoding MPTYDTVVDEALEDNSHAYLVRLVGPGKRVLDVGCATGYLGEVLKRRGCEVVGVDIDQAAVEKAAHVLDAVHVVDLEQADLLETFGPASFDVIVFGDVLEHLRDPLRLLRSSVGLLRPGGSVVVSVPNVAHGSIRLSLLQGGWEYQDRGLLDRTHVTFFTRVTLLRLLSDAGLAVIDLWPTHADALATEIPVDTTALPDGALEWVRRQPDADVYQFVLRAVLDDRDGAVARLRSQVDALVLERDSARAEADRTRDLLKAEHRSVAEAQRRAEHAETEVEALYATRAMRALRAPRRLYGRLRRPS